In Desulfopila inferna, a single window of DNA contains:
- a CDS encoding HD domain-containing phosphohydrolase, with protein sequence MQNKKAKILIADDDPMVRNTVSKILEMFGHRVETVVDGSGVMEVINDSFDVIILDINMPGMDGFATISQLNKMEYDIPVLFLTGAGSMDYAVKAINLGAYDFLTKPIEDLDIFNVKIRRAIEKRMYVIKDRLYREALEDDVRKKAEMLEEQNKLLLTYSENLEKATVQLMSSMQNAMEEKDYYTAGHTMRVTEYAAVLGRAMDLKEEDQLVLRRASQFHDIGKLVIDLSCIQKPGKLTEEEWILIRKHPSVGANIVKPLKFMGRERFIIRHHHERIDGKGYPDGMHGNQLDQLTKILTVVDSYDAMTSKRNYRKNMDMEEALTELHSCSGTQFDRDTVEVFSKTIVHYNLKSSVFTEDFFGKYTLPKN encoded by the coding sequence TTGCAGAACAAAAAAGCCAAGATACTCATTGCCGATGATGATCCGATGGTCCGCAATACCGTGTCCAAAATATTGGAGATGTTTGGGCATAGGGTAGAAACAGTGGTGGACGGCAGTGGAGTAATGGAGGTCATAAATGATAGTTTTGATGTTATTATACTGGATATCAATATGCCGGGCATGGATGGTTTTGCCACCATTAGCCAGCTCAACAAGATGGAGTATGATATTCCGGTCCTCTTTTTAACTGGTGCTGGTTCTATGGATTATGCCGTCAAGGCGATAAACCTGGGCGCCTATGATTTTCTGACCAAGCCCATAGAAGATCTAGATATATTCAATGTCAAGATAAGGCGTGCCATAGAGAAGAGAATGTATGTCATCAAGGACAGGCTCTACAGAGAGGCCTTGGAAGATGATGTGCGTAAAAAAGCCGAGATGCTTGAGGAACAGAATAAACTTCTTCTCACCTACAGCGAGAATCTGGAAAAAGCAACCGTCCAGTTGATGAGCAGCATGCAAAACGCCATGGAGGAGAAGGATTACTACACAGCCGGTCATACCATGAGGGTGACCGAATACGCTGCTGTGCTCGGCAGGGCCATGGATTTAAAAGAAGAGGATCAACTTGTTTTGCGCAGGGCGTCCCAGTTTCACGATATAGGCAAACTGGTCATAGATCTATCCTGTATTCAGAAACCCGGCAAGTTAACCGAGGAAGAATGGATACTTATCAGAAAACATCCCAGTGTCGGAGCCAATATAGTCAAGCCCTTAAAATTCATGGGGAGAGAACGTTTCATCATTCGGCATCACCATGAACGAATAGATGGCAAAGGGTATCCTGACGGAATGCACGGAAATCAACTGGACCAGCTTACCAAAATACTGACGGTTGTCGACAGCTATGATGCCATGACTTCCAAGAGAAATTATCGAAAAAATATGGATATGGAAGAGGCGCTGACGGAGCTGCATTCCTGTTCGGGAACCCAGTTTGACCGGGATACAGTTGAAGTCTTTTCGAAAACTATTGTTCATTACAATTTGAAGAGCTCAGTTTTCACCGAGGATTTTTTTGGAAAATACACCTTACCTAAGAATTAA
- a CDS encoding sulfurtransferase TusA family protein, protein MIIGYEVTPNRSINAKDLHSPLPLLRLKKELALMHAEEILQIDCTDAGSGNDIANWCSRMDHTFLGEKQEPEYTSFFVQK, encoded by the coding sequence ATGATAATAGGTTACGAAGTTACTCCAAACAGGTCCATAAATGCAAAGGATCTTCACAGTCCTCTGCCTCTGCTCAGACTTAAAAAAGAGTTGGCACTCATGCATGCTGAAGAAATATTGCAGATAGACTGTACGGATGCAGGCTCTGGCAATGACATTGCCAATTGGTGCTCAAGAATGGACCATACCTTTCTGGGTGAAAAACAAGAACCTGAATATACCAGCTTTTTCGTTCAGAAATGA
- a CDS encoding 5-formyltetrahydrofolate cyclo-ligase: MNYAKEIRKEKLAQRDSLTIEEISEKSRIIEKKILSLDEIQSALNIFIYVSFRSEVSTLWLIEELLKNSKKISVPITHVAERRMEAIHIEDLSRDLVPGYCNIPEPNEERVRNNVTDPFNIDVVIIPGSVFDERGARFGYGGGYYDRFLEKIPFAVRIGLAFEMQMVEEAPIQPHDELLDYIVTEQRTIKAKRL; encoded by the coding sequence ATGAATTATGCAAAAGAAATTAGAAAAGAGAAACTTGCACAGAGAGACAGCCTCACGATTGAAGAAATTTCAGAAAAAAGCCGAATAATAGAAAAAAAGATACTGAGCCTCGATGAAATACAAAGCGCACTGAATATATTCATCTATGTGAGCTTTCGCAGCGAGGTGAGTACCCTTTGGTTGATAGAAGAGTTATTAAAGAATTCCAAAAAAATCTCGGTTCCGATAACGCATGTTGCGGAAAGAAGAATGGAGGCTATACACATTGAGGATCTGTCCCGAGATCTGGTGCCGGGATATTGTAATATTCCGGAGCCCAATGAAGAACGCGTACGCAATAACGTGACAGATCCTTTTAATATAGATGTAGTTATAATACCGGGTTCGGTTTTCGACGAGAGAGGGGCGAGATTTGGCTATGGAGGCGGTTATTACGATCGTTTTCTGGAAAAAATACCTTTTGCCGTGCGGATAGGACTTGCTTTTGAGATGCAGATGGTTGAGGAAGCCCCGATCCAGCCGCACGATGAATTGCTGGACTACATCGTCACCGAGCAAAGAACGATAAAGGCAAAAAGATTGTAA
- the gatC gene encoding Asp-tRNA(Asn)/Glu-tRNA(Gln) amidotransferase subunit GatC: MKITRSEVEHVAHLARLNLSEDELEKMTIQLDTILNYAAKLEELDATGIEPTTHSFSISNAFRDDVVRESLPREESLRNCAVRNDEAFIVPRII, translated from the coding sequence ATGAAAATTACCAGAAGTGAAGTGGAACATGTTGCCCATCTGGCCAGACTCAATTTAAGCGAGGATGAACTCGAGAAAATGACCATCCAGTTGGACACCATACTTAACTACGCTGCCAAGCTGGAAGAACTTGACGCTACAGGCATCGAACCTACCACCCACTCCTTTTCCATCAGCAATGCCTTTAGAGATGATGTGGTCCGGGAATCATTGCCGCGGGAGGAATCCCTGAGAAACTGTGCCGTCAGAAATGATGAAGCATTTATCGTTCCGCGTATTATTTAA
- the gatA gene encoding Asp-tRNA(Asn)/Glu-tRNA(Gln) amidotransferase subunit GatA, giving the protein MKPYTYTISESLEKLNAGELSSKELVESCLLRIEETDSDICSFITVESEKALLRADHEDQKRAQGNGGLLCGIPIAIKDLLCTKDIPTTCGSNILKGFVPPYNATVVERLENEGAVILGKTTMDEFAMGSTSETCAYGIPRNPWKKDYVAGGSSGGSATSVAAGQCLASLGSDTGGSIRQPASLCGIVGMKPTYGRVSRYGLVAFASSLDQVGPFTRDVQDCALMMNSIAGYDKRDSTSVNTETGDYRDGLIEGLKGFKIGVPREYFGQGLNNEVERTVRENIAILQDCGAEIVDVSLPHTDYCVAAYYLIAPAEASSNLARYDGVLYGYRDLQADTLLDLYKDTRSKGFGSEVKRRILIGTYALSSGYYDAYYKKASQVRTIILNDFKKAFEQCDVMISAVTPTPAWKIGEKADDPLAMYLSDIFSLSANLAGVPGMSVPGGFSQEGLPIGIQLQGPHFREDSLFRVACNIEKATGLGNKLAEI; this is encoded by the coding sequence ATGAAGCCATATACATATACGATTTCAGAATCACTGGAAAAGCTTAATGCAGGAGAGCTCTCTTCAAAAGAACTCGTCGAGAGCTGTCTTCTGAGAATTGAGGAGACGGACAGTGATATTTGTTCTTTTATTACCGTAGAAAGCGAAAAAGCTCTCTTACGTGCGGACCATGAAGATCAAAAAAGAGCGCAAGGTAATGGCGGCCTGCTCTGTGGTATACCGATTGCCATAAAGGATCTCCTCTGTACAAAGGATATTCCCACAACTTGCGGATCTAATATCCTTAAGGGTTTTGTCCCTCCCTATAACGCCACAGTGGTGGAAAGACTGGAAAATGAAGGCGCTGTAATTCTGGGCAAGACGACTATGGACGAGTTTGCCATGGGCTCGACATCCGAAACCTGTGCCTATGGAATACCACGGAATCCCTGGAAAAAGGACTATGTCGCCGGCGGCTCATCCGGGGGATCGGCCACCTCTGTTGCTGCTGGTCAGTGCCTGGCCTCGCTAGGTTCGGATACCGGGGGGTCGATAAGGCAACCGGCCTCACTCTGCGGTATCGTAGGGATGAAACCAACCTACGGCAGGGTATCCCGCTACGGTCTTGTAGCTTTTGCCTCTTCTTTGGATCAGGTCGGCCCTTTCACCCGGGATGTGCAGGATTGTGCGCTTATGATGAACAGCATCGCCGGTTATGATAAAAGGGATTCCACCTCCGTGAATACCGAAACCGGCGACTACAGGGATGGTCTTATTGAAGGATTGAAAGGATTCAAGATTGGGGTGCCCCGGGAATATTTTGGCCAGGGACTGAACAACGAGGTTGAACGGACCGTCCGAGAAAATATTGCCATTTTACAGGATTGCGGAGCGGAGATAGTTGACGTCTCCCTGCCGCATACCGATTATTGTGTAGCTGCTTATTATCTTATTGCCCCGGCGGAGGCAAGTTCGAATCTGGCCCGATATGACGGCGTACTCTATGGGTACAGAGATCTGCAGGCCGATACGCTTCTTGACCTGTACAAGGATACACGATCCAAAGGCTTTGGCAGCGAGGTGAAACGGCGTATCCTGATAGGAACATATGCACTTTCCTCCGGATATTATGATGCCTATTACAAAAAGGCCTCCCAGGTGAGAACTATAATTCTCAATGACTTCAAAAAGGCATTTGAACAGTGCGACGTCATGATATCCGCGGTAACGCCGACACCAGCCTGGAAGATCGGCGAAAAGGCCGATGATCCTCTTGCCATGTACCTCTCCGATATCTTTTCGCTGTCCGCCAACCTGGCCGGGGTGCCCGGAATGTCCGTACCTGGCGGGTTCAGCCAGGAAGGACTTCCCATAGGGATACAGTTGCAGGGACCGCATTTCCGGGAGGATTCCCTGTTTAGAGTTGCCTGCAATATCGAAAAGGCAACCGGTCTCGGCAACAAACTGGCCGAGATCTAG